The Phoenix dactylifera cultivar Barhee BC4 unplaced genomic scaffold, palm_55x_up_171113_PBpolish2nd_filt_p 001963F, whole genome shotgun sequence DNA segment TCTTCACGTTAAGATTTATGTTAATTTCCATTCTTAGATTTGTTCAGATAATTCAGTATTTCCATTCTGAGTAGTTGCTAGAGAATTGGTAACTCTGGAGAAGTGCTATTTCATCTTCCTTCTTTTGTGAAGGATCAGAGTGTTGGATTTACTTTTCATTGTACATTGTTTTGTAGTTCTTTTAGTTGGATACTTCATTGGGCTTCCTCTGTGTTCCACTGCTCTTTCATTTCAGAAATTTGCTGTTTCTGCTGTAGATTCTGTAATCTCCTCTTCGCTCTCGGGTCTATCTGCTTAGGTTAGGGAATGCGGTTCACTGTTCTGTTTGTTGTGATATGGGTAGGACTTGCCAGAGGAAGTTCAGATGTAGATGCACTCTTGGAGTTCAAGAAAGGGATTAAGGAAGACCCTTTGGGGCATGTCTTCAGTACTTGGAATCGTGGTGACTCGCCAGATTCTAGTGGTTGTCCTCAAAACTGGTATGGAGTCCAGTGTAGTGGTGATCGGGTTTCCTCGATCACATTGAACGATATGGCTTTGGTGGGTAACGTTAGTCTGTCCAACTTTGCTAGAATGGGGATGCTTCGTAACCTGTCTCTGTCGAGCAATCAATTAATGGGAATTCTCCCCTCTGAGCTAGGGTCTGCGAGCTCTCTGGAGTTTCTGGATGTATCGCAAAATTTGTTTGTTGGAAATGTACCTATTGAGTTGACAAAAATGGTGAATCTGGTGTATCTGAATCTATCTTCGAATAATTTTGGGGGTATGGTGCCTTCTGGTTTAGGAAATCTAAGACGGCTGAAGTATCTAGACTTGCAGGCTAACAGTTTTTCTGGTGGTGTAGATGGTATTCTTGGCCAACTGCAAAGTGTGGTTCATGTTGATCTCAGCCAGAACCAGTTTTCTGGATCAGTTAAGTCAATAATGGCTGATGGTTCCTCTGAAATTATTAGCTCATTACAGTACCTAAATATTAGCCATAACAAGTTGTCTGGGGAGCTGTTTGCCAAAGATCCGATGCCTTTATTCGACAGCTTGGAGGTGTTTGATGCCAGTTTCAATCAGCTTAGTGGTCATGTCCCTTCTTTCAATTTTATAGTTTCGCTTAAGATTCTACGGCTGGGAAACAATCAGTTCTCTGGTTCTTTGCCTGAAGCACTGATCAAAGAAAATTCAATGGTCTTGACTGAACTCGACCTAAGCAGCAACCAGCTTACAGGTAATTAGTCTTTGAGTTCAAAAAATcttattcatataatttttagaATAACAAGTTCGGATCGAACTGATTCTATGTATAGATACCTGTACTTCAAATGTGCTGAGTATATCACATAATTCTTTCATGGTGTTTGCAAAATGTCCACCTGTTATTGTTTATGAATCTTCGTAATTTTAAAGTTCCATACTCTATTCGGTTGCCTTTTTTTGTGAATTCATTTTGGGGCATCCAAAGTCAATCTCCATTGTCTTCTTTTAATGCAGGTCCAGTGCAAAGCATAACATCTGCAACTCTGAAGAATTTGAATCTCTCCACAAATAAACTGTCAGGTTCTCTGCCTATCAGGGTAGGGAGTTGTGCTATTGTGGATTTGAGTAATAACATGCTTTCTGGAAACTTATCTGTAGTTCAGAGTTGGGGAAATTATGTGGAAGTTATAGATCTGAGTTCAAACAAATTGACAGGAACTTTGCCAAATGAAACATCTCAGTTTCTGAGACTGACCTCTTTCAAGGTTTCAAACAACTTGTTGATGGGGGAACTTCCACTTGTGATTGGGACATATCCTGCAATAAATGTTATTGACCTCAGTCTTAACCAACTTAATGGACTTCTACCTCCAAGTCTATTTACATCATCCAGATTGAGGGATCTAAATCTATCAGGAAATATCTTTACTGGACCTATCCCATTGCCAAACTCTCAGGGAACAATCTCCACTTCCACAAATGTTCCAGTACTTCCTACCCAAAACTCGAGTTTGGTCTATCTTGATCTTTCGAATAATACCTTAAGTGGTTCGTTGCCCCAAGAAATTGGTGAATTGACAGCACTAAAATTGTTGAATATTGGAAGAAACAATATTTCAGGACAGATCCCAAAAGAAATTGGTATGCTCCGCAGCTTGCTTTACATTGATTTGTCTAATGACCATTTTGAGGGCACTATACCTGACAATTTCCCTGAAGGCCTTGTTGGATTCAATGTATCATATAATAATCTATCTGGCATTGTTCCTGATAACTTGCTGAGATTCCctgattcatcatttcatccagGGAACGACCTACTAATTTTTCCTCATGTACCTTCTTCAAATGTTCCCAACTTCGCTGATAAAGGAATGCACGGCGATCACAAGAAAAATGCAGTTAGATATGCTTTAATTGCTGGTGCAATTTTTCTTAGCGTAATTACTGTGATAATACTAATCTATTATAGGGTGTCCAATGCGAAAAGAGGGAAAGGTGATGATAAGCAGAAGTCTCCCATTCCGCAACTTTTTGGGCGATGGAAGAGTGTGGATCCACCTCCTGCTTCTTTGAGTTCCTCTCAGGATCACTTATTTTCATCGAGGTCTGCGTCAATGCCTCTTGAGCATGG contains these protein-coding regions:
- the LOC103713859 gene encoding probable inactive receptor kinase At5g10020 isoform X1, which gives rise to MRFTVLFVVIWVGLARGSSDVDALLEFKKGIKEDPLGHVFSTWNRGDSPDSSGCPQNWYGVQCSGDRVSSITLNDMALVGNVSLSNFARMGMLRNLSLSSNQLMGILPSELGSASSLEFLDVSQNLFVGNVPIELTKMVNLVYLNLSSNNFGGMVPSGLGNLRRLKYLDLQANSFSGGVDGILGQLQSVVHVDLSQNQFSGSVKSIMADGSSEIISSLQYLNISHNKLSGELFAKDPMPLFDSLEVFDASFNQLSGHVPSFNFIVSLKILRLGNNQFSGSLPEALIKENSMVLTELDLSSNQLTGPVQSITSATLKNLNLSTNKLSGSLPIRVGSCAIVDLSNNMLSGNLSVVQSWGNYVEVIDLSSNKLTGTLPNETSQFLRLTSFKVSNNLLMGELPLVIGTYPAINVIDLSLNQLNGLLPPSLFTSSRLRDLNLSGNIFTGPIPLPNSQGTISTSTNVPVLPTQNSSLVYLDLSNNTLSGSLPQEIGELTALKLLNIGRNNISGQIPKEIGMLRSLLYIDLSNDHFEGTIPDNFPEGLVGFNVSYNNLSGIVPDNLLRFPDSSFHPGNDLLIFPHVPSSNVPNFADKGMHGDHKKNAVRYALIAGAIFLSVITVIILIYYRVSNAKRGKGDDKQKSPIPQLFGRWKSVDPPPASLSSSQDHLFSSRSASMPLEHGNISLTPGESAEPNIQGSSTKTGQADHATISSSSAKNEVKSSMSLIISSPPSDPYISQHPSIFSVCSPDRLAGDLHLFDNSFIFTAEELSRAPAEIIGRSCHGTSYKATLESGHVLTVKWLREGIAKSKKEFGREAKKLGNIRLPNIVSLRGYYWGPKEHERLIISDYIDAVSLTAHLCEFEQRKLHPLSLRQRLNIAVDTARCLDYLHNEKAIPHGNLKSTNILIQAPNLNAFLTDYSLHRIMNPAGMAEQVLNAGALGYRPPEFASTSKPCPSLKSDVYAFGVVLLELLTGKNAGEIVSGNPGIVDLTDWVKLLASENRSYECFDKHILEVDSAESPPRVLEDVLRVALRCIRSASERPEIRTIFDDLSSITF
- the LOC103713859 gene encoding probable inactive receptor kinase At5g10020 isoform X2 translates to MRFTVLFVVIWVGLARGSSDVDALLEFKKGIKEDPLGHVFSTWNRGDSPDSSGCPQNWYGVQCSGDRVSSITLNDMALVGNVSLSNFARMGMLRNLSLSSNQLMGILPSELGSASSLEFLDVSQNLFVGNVPIELTKMVNLVYLNLSSNNFGDGILGQLQSVVHVDLSQNQFSGSVKSIMADGSSEIISSLQYLNISHNKLSGELFAKDPMPLFDSLEVFDASFNQLSGHVPSFNFIVSLKILRLGNNQFSGSLPEALIKENSMVLTELDLSSNQLTGPVQSITSATLKNLNLSTNKLSGSLPIRVGSCAIVDLSNNMLSGNLSVVQSWGNYVEVIDLSSNKLTGTLPNETSQFLRLTSFKVSNNLLMGELPLVIGTYPAINVIDLSLNQLNGLLPPSLFTSSRLRDLNLSGNIFTGPIPLPNSQGTISTSTNVPVLPTQNSSLVYLDLSNNTLSGSLPQEIGELTALKLLNIGRNNISGQIPKEIGMLRSLLYIDLSNDHFEGTIPDNFPEGLVGFNVSYNNLSGIVPDNLLRFPDSSFHPGNDLLIFPHVPSSNVPNFADKGMHGDHKKNAVRYALIAGAIFLSVITVIILIYYRVSNAKRGKGDDKQKSPIPQLFGRWKSVDPPPASLSSSQDHLFSSRSASMPLEHGNISLTPGESAEPNIQGSSTKTGQADHATISSSSAKNEVKSSMSLIISSPPSDPYISQHPSIFSVCSPDRLAGDLHLFDNSFIFTAEELSRAPAEIIGRSCHGTSYKATLESGHVLTVKWLREGIAKSKKEFGREAKKLGNIRLPNIVSLRGYYWGPKEHERLIISDYIDAVSLTAHLCEFEQRKLHPLSLRQRLNIAVDTARCLDYLHNEKAIPHGNLKSTNILIQAPNLNAFLTDYSLHRIMNPAGMAEQVLNAGALGYRPPEFASTSKPCPSLKSDVYAFGVVLLELLTGKNAGEIVSGNPGIVDLTDWVKLLASENRSYECFDKHILEVDSAESPPRVLEDVLRVALRCIRSASERPEIRTIFDDLSSITF